From Amycolatopsis sp. YIM 10, the proteins below share one genomic window:
- a CDS encoding M14 family zinc carboxypeptidase, whose product MKRIIGVLAALVLTTTIAAPAAQATGQREVDPRPSTAKLAWELQKLTWLSHGRVQVGKIGKSNEGRPVWHAKVGTGPVRILYVTQQHGDEPLGTPAALEFLRQVGTGDHGWQRKLRSQVTVDIVVRANPDGHERDWRFNYAPDADPEYGEKGKGYDINRYHDPAVAPKDNPATEAGLIQRHAAAFKPSIVVDYHMQGRYRGDDGREITASAMWPTHPDVKPAAVDHAKQLTVLAQRAMDANGGNVSQYPGGDYQGIARNGYGLLGAGSVLIELSDMGSDHEQAQIRSALAAMLAIAKGAGDGSAEEIDPALAEQIPLRGAPIESADTAHHH is encoded by the coding sequence ATGAAGCGGATCATCGGCGTACTCGCCGCTCTCGTGCTCACCACCACGATCGCCGCGCCAGCCGCCCAGGCCACTGGGCAGCGTGAGGTCGACCCCCGGCCCAGCACCGCGAAACTGGCCTGGGAACTGCAGAAGCTGACCTGGCTGAGCCACGGCCGGGTGCAGGTCGGCAAGATCGGCAAGTCCAACGAAGGCCGTCCGGTCTGGCACGCCAAGGTCGGCACCGGCCCGGTGCGCATTCTCTACGTCACCCAGCAGCACGGCGACGAGCCGCTCGGCACGCCCGCCGCGCTGGAGTTCCTGCGCCAGGTCGGCACCGGCGACCACGGCTGGCAGCGCAAGCTCCGCTCCCAGGTCACCGTGGACATCGTGGTCCGCGCGAACCCGGACGGGCACGAGCGCGACTGGCGCTTCAACTACGCCCCCGACGCCGACCCCGAATACGGCGAGAAGGGCAAGGGCTACGACATCAACCGCTACCACGACCCGGCGGTGGCCCCGAAGGACAACCCGGCCACCGAGGCGGGCCTGATCCAACGGCACGCGGCGGCGTTCAAGCCGTCCATCGTGGTGGATTACCACATGCAGGGCCGCTATCGCGGTGACGACGGCCGCGAGATCACCGCGTCCGCGATGTGGCCGACCCATCCGGACGTCAAGCCGGCCGCGGTCGACCACGCCAAGCAGCTCACCGTGCTGGCGCAGCGCGCGATGGACGCCAACGGCGGCAACGTTTCCCAGTACCCCGGCGGCGACTACCAGGGCATCGCGCGCAACGGCTACGGCCTGCTCGGCGCCGGCAGCGTGCTGATCGAGCTGAGCGACATGGGTTCCGACCACGAACAGGCGCAGATCCGCTCCGCACTGGCCGCCATGCTGGCCATCGCGAAGGGCGCCGGTGACGGCTCGGCCGAGGAGATCGATCCGGCGCTGGCCGAGCAGATCCCGCTGCGGGGTGCCCCGATCGAGTCGGCGGACACTGCGCACCACCACTGA
- a CDS encoding 2OG-Fe dioxygenase family protein, whose protein sequence is MTSGLLPRLDRETVELARKTLSREGYVILTDRELGLPGSVRENIHRDYFRGGVLRNYPGDIPADRERARDVVRYDWQGEELQLREHNCVAIDKRGDWSSERREFEQVPLLDSPDFARWIHAAISLVPENRRQPRGTFGVNLFRTHTDVVTRPHQDEEEFIFVYVVDKVGSGAETLLFDVESDEVVLQETLRPGELLVFEDSRFRHGTTPIIPPVIGTARRDALVCTINFPHTYPLEG, encoded by the coding sequence ATGACTTCTGGTCTGCTCCCGAGACTCGACCGGGAAACCGTCGAGCTGGCTCGGAAAACCCTCAGTCGTGAGGGTTATGTGATCCTCACCGATCGCGAACTCGGCCTGCCCGGTTCCGTCCGGGAGAACATCCACCGCGACTATTTCCGCGGTGGAGTGCTGCGGAACTACCCCGGCGACATCCCGGCCGACCGCGAGCGGGCGCGCGACGTGGTCCGCTACGACTGGCAGGGCGAAGAACTCCAGCTGCGCGAACACAACTGCGTCGCCATCGACAAACGCGGCGACTGGAGTTCGGAGCGCCGGGAATTCGAGCAGGTCCCGCTGCTCGACAGCCCGGACTTCGCCCGCTGGATCCACGCGGCGATCTCCCTGGTGCCCGAAAACCGGCGCCAGCCGCGCGGCACCTTCGGCGTCAACCTGTTCCGCACGCACACCGACGTGGTCACCCGGCCACATCAGGACGAGGAGGAGTTCATCTTCGTCTACGTGGTGGACAAAGTGGGCAGCGGCGCGGAAACGCTGCTGTTCGACGTCGAGTCGGACGAGGTGGTGCTCCAGGAAACGCTGCGGCCCGGCGAGCTGCTCGTCTTCGAGGACAGCCGCTTCCGGCACGGCACCACGCCGATCATTCCGCCCGTAATCGGTACAGCCCGGCGGGACGCACTGGTCTGCACGATCAACTTCCCGCACACCTACCCGCTCGAAGGCTGA
- a CDS encoding GntR family transcriptional regulator, translating to MPDNTDGTPKYHQIANSIRRQIITGELKPGDSVPSERRLEKDWNVARPTAADALRLLRHQGYVESRHGSGTYVRADLPGGHGRRFAQPRTIDVSFGGGGSLEVLLTEETSVPSHVADAFGQHADVPAVRRQVLVNDENGTPSELRTSWFTKELAEQAPQLLDPNKSPASIDDYVTAQTGRKPSYGRDQVSARLATAAEQKRLSLPNPSAVLEQHLILFDAEGYAIRFDESVFPAEVWKLLYPYPLS from the coding sequence ATGCCGGACAACACTGACGGAACTCCGAAATACCACCAGATCGCGAACAGCATCCGCCGGCAGATCATCACTGGCGAGCTGAAGCCTGGGGACAGCGTGCCGTCGGAGCGCCGCCTCGAAAAGGACTGGAACGTCGCCAGGCCGACGGCCGCGGACGCGCTGCGCCTGTTGCGACATCAAGGCTACGTCGAAAGCCGGCATGGCTCGGGCACGTATGTGCGCGCCGATCTTCCCGGCGGGCACGGGCGCCGGTTCGCGCAGCCGCGCACGATCGACGTCAGCTTCGGCGGCGGTGGCTCGCTCGAAGTGCTGCTGACGGAGGAAACCTCGGTACCTTCGCACGTCGCCGACGCGTTCGGCCAGCATGCCGACGTGCCCGCGGTGCGGCGGCAGGTGTTGGTCAACGACGAGAACGGCACCCCGTCCGAGCTGCGCACCTCGTGGTTCACCAAAGAACTCGCCGAGCAGGCCCCACAACTGCTCGATCCCAACAAGTCACCGGCGTCGATCGACGACTACGTGACGGCCCAGACCGGGCGCAAGCCCTCCTACGGCCGCGACCAGGTGTCCGCCCGGCTCGCCACGGCGGCGGAGCAGAAGCGGCTGAGCCTGCCGAACCCGTCGGCCGTGCTCGAACAGCACCTGATCCTCTTCGACGCCGAGGGTTACGCCATCCGGTTCGACGAATCGGTGTTCCCCGCCGAGGTGTGGAAGCTGCTCTACCCCTACCCCCTCTCCTGA
- a CDS encoding aminotransferase class I/II-fold pyridoxal phosphate-dependent enzyme: MNRRRADFTSSLYLGMRHASTELPGWSALTTGRPAALGLPPVADGVAKALAELQGTEAVLLARSTLHAFADCLEVLAGEQTGIVLDVAAYPIARWAVRRAAGMGRPVLRIPHHDLGSLAAALDRLHARGLRPLVVADGVCGGCGKPFPLATTASRLPAKNGLLLLDDTQSLGLFGERPGPGHPFGDGGGGSLRLAGAKGPVVLVSSLAKAFGAPIAAISGPAVLTEKIRKHGGSAMHASPPSTVDIAAAAHALRLNRVEGNALRERLATRIRLFRRACGEQGLPLSGGLFPVQATPPVAAPRGKRLLDRLAAAGIDAFLRRDCRGGTALTLVITATHTTGEITETAAVLSAAWNREAERED; encoded by the coding sequence GTGAACCGGCGACGGGCCGATTTCACGTCCTCGCTCTACCTGGGCATGCGGCACGCGAGCACGGAGCTGCCCGGCTGGTCGGCGCTGACCACCGGGCGGCCTGCCGCGCTCGGGCTGCCCCCGGTCGCCGACGGGGTGGCGAAGGCGCTGGCCGAGCTGCAGGGCACCGAGGCGGTGCTGCTCGCGCGCTCGACCCTGCACGCCTTCGCCGACTGCCTGGAGGTGCTCGCCGGGGAGCAGACCGGGATCGTGCTGGACGTGGCCGCCTATCCGATCGCGCGCTGGGCGGTCCGCCGGGCGGCCGGGATGGGCCGCCCGGTGCTGCGGATCCCGCACCACGACCTCGGTTCGCTGGCCGCCGCGCTCGACCGGCTGCACGCGCGCGGGCTGCGGCCGCTGGTGGTCGCCGACGGGGTGTGCGGTGGCTGCGGCAAGCCGTTCCCGCTGGCCACCACGGCCAGCAGGCTGCCGGCCAAGAACGGCCTGCTGCTGCTCGACGACACCCAGTCGCTCGGCCTGTTCGGCGAGCGGCCGGGGCCGGGGCACCCGTTCGGCGACGGGGGTGGTGGCTCGCTGCGGCTGGCCGGTGCCAAGGGGCCGGTGGTGCTGGTGTCCTCGCTGGCCAAGGCGTTCGGCGCGCCGATCGCCGCGATCTCCGGGCCCGCCGTGCTGACCGAGAAGATCCGCAAGCACGGCGGCAGCGCCATGCACGCCAGCCCGCCGTCCACTGTGGACATCGCGGCGGCGGCGCACGCGCTGCGGTTGAACCGGGTGGAGGGCAACGCGCTGCGGGAACGGCTGGCCACGCGCATCCGGTTGTTCCGGCGCGCCTGCGGGGAGCAGGGCCTTCCGCTGTCCGGCGGACTGTTCCCGGTGCAGGCCACTCCGCCGGTCGCCGCCCCGCGTGGCAAACGCCTGCTCGACCGGCTGGCCGCGGCCGGGATCGACGCGTTCCTGCGCCGCGACTGCCGCGGTGGCACGGCGCTGACGCTGGTGATCACCGCGACCCACACCACCGGTGAGATCACCGAAACCGCGGCGGTGCTCAGCGCCGCGTGGAACCGGGAAGCCGAACGCGAGGACTGA